A single genomic interval of Hoplias malabaricus isolate fHopMal1 chromosome 7, fHopMal1.hap1, whole genome shotgun sequence harbors:
- the mtmr9 gene encoding myotubularin-related protein 9, whose product MEFAELIKTPRVDGVVLHRPFLPTVEGTLCLTGHHLILSSRQDNTEELWLLHSNIDAIEKRFVGSLGTIIVKCKDLRIIQLDIPGMDECLNIASSIEALSTLDSVSLMYPFFYRPMFEIVEDGWHLYSQEEAFKDLESMTDEWRLSEVNKDFTVCPSYPSLVTVPKDIDDDTLCKAAAFRHGGRFPVLSYYHKKNGMVMMRAGQPLTGTNGRRCKEDEKLINATLRAGKRGYIIDTRTIAVAQQAKARGGGFEQEANYPQWRRIHKAIERSNILQESLIKLVDACNDHSNSMDRWLSKLEASNWQSHVKEILTTACLAAQCIDREGASVLVHGTEGTDSTLQVTSLAQIILEPDCRTIRGFQALIEREWLQAGHPFQHRCAQSSYSNGKPRSEAPVFLLFLDCVWQILRQFPCSFQFNEHFLVMLFEHAYASQFGTFLGNSAAERVKLKLSRKTVSLWSWVNRPQELEHFINPLYEANSLVIWPSVAPQSLLLWEGVFLRWNRSTKCLDEAYEEMVHIIEYNKELQNKVNSLRRQLAQLETQDSPLQTP is encoded by the exons ATGGAGTTTGCTGAGCTAATAAAGACCCCACGAGTGGATGGAGTAGTTCTCCACCGTCCGTTCCTGCCCACAGTGGAGGGCACTCTTTGTCTGACTGGACATCACCTCATCCTCTCCTCTCGACAGGACAACACAGAAGAGCTGTGGCTGCTCCACTCCAACATTGATGCCATTGAAAAGAG ATTTGTTGGCTCTCTTGGTACCATTATTGTGAAATGCAAAGACCTTCGAATTATACAGCTGGACATTCCTGGCATGGATGAGTGCCTCAACATCGCCAGCTCCATTGAG GCTTTATCAACACTTGACTCAGTTTCCCTGATGTACCCTTTCTTCTACCGCCCTATGTTTGAGATCGTTGAGGATGGCTGGCACTTGTACTCTCAAGAAGAGGCCTTCAAAGACCTGGAGTCAATG ACAGATGAATGGAGACTAAGTGAAGTGAATAAAGACTTCACAGTTTGCCCCTCCTACCCTTCACTTGTGACTGTACCGAAGGACATCGATGATGACACTCTTTGCAAAGCTGCTGCTTTTCGTCATGGTGGACGCTTCCCTGTTCTCAGCTACTACCACAAGAAGAATGGCATG GTGATGATGCGAGCAGGTCAGCCTCTCACTGGAACCAATGGGCGCCGCTGTAAAGAGGATGAGAAACTGATCAATGCCACACTTCGTGCAGGAAAACGTGGTTACATCATTGACACACGCACTATTGCTGTAGCACAACAGGCAAAGGCACGCGGGGGTGGGTTTGAACAGGAGGCCAATTACCCACAGTGGAGAAGAATTCACAAAGCTATCGAGAG GTCCAATATTCTGCAAGAAAGTTTGATTAAACTGGTGGATGCCTGTAATGATCATTCTAACAGCATGGATCGTTGGCTTAGCAAACTGGAGGCCTCCAACTGGCAGAGCCACGTTAAAGAGATCCTCACCACTGCCTGCCTGGCAGCTCAGTGCATTGACAG AGAGGGTGCATCTGTATTAGTCCATGGAACAGAAGGCACAGACTCCACGCTCCAGGTGACATCTCTGGCCCAAATTATCCTGGAGCCAGACTGCAGAACCATTCGTGGCTTCCAGGCCCTAATTGAGCGAGAGTGGCTTCAG GCCGGTCACCCGTTCCAGCACCGCTGTGCTCAGTCTTCCTATTCTAATGGAAAGCCTCGGAGCGAGGCCCCAGTGTTCCTGCTGTTCCTGGACTGCGTGTGGCAAATCCTGCGCCAGTTCCCCTGCTCCTTCCAGTTCAATGAGCACTTCTTGGTCATGCTTTTCGAACATGCCTATGCGTCCCAGTTCGGCACCTTTCTGGGAAACAGTGCTGCGGAGAG GGTGAAATTGAAGTTGTCCAGAAAGACGGTGTCTCTGTGGTCTTGGGTGAACAGGCCTCAAGAGCTGGAGCACTTCATTAATCCACTGTATGAGGCCAACAGCCTAGTCATCTGGCCCTCTGTGGCCCCGCAGAGCCTGCTACTGTGGGAAG GTGTATTCCTACGATGGAATCGCTCTACCAAATGTCTGGATGAAGCCTATGAGGAAATGGTCCATATTATTGAATACAATAAGGAGCTGCAGAATAAAGTTAACAGCTTAAGAAGACAGCTGGCCCAACTTGAGACACAGGATAGCCCTCTGCAGACTCCATAA
- the tdh gene encoding L-threonine dehydrogenase, giving the protein MPVFRALSKVAKQALQAPGCGCQPMAVAVRNISFSPRQVTPGSDASFHSVSFSETDHPKVLITGGLGQLGVGLAKLLRKRFGKNNVILSDIRKPPSHVFHSGPFIYSDILDYKNLREIVVNNRITWLVHYSALLSAVGEANVALARAVNITGLHNILDIAAEHGLRLFVPSTIGAFGPTSPRNPTPDLCVQRPRTIYGVSKVHAELMGEYYHHRCGLDFRCLRYPGIISADSQPGGGTTDYAVQIFHDAVKTGKFECNLKPDTRLPMMYIDDCLRATLEVMEAPAETLSMRTYNINAMSFTPEELAQEVRKQLPELEVTYEIDHVRQAIAESWPMNFDDSNARNDWGWKHDYDLPELVQTMLNFIGSESRVAQAN; this is encoded by the exons ATGCCAGTGTTCAGAGCTTTGAGCAAAGTGGCCAAGCAGgccctccaggctcctggatgTGGCTGTCAGCCTATGGCAGTGGCTGTACGCAATATTAGCTTTTCCCCTCGCCAAGTGACGCCTGGCTCTGACGCCAGCTTTCACTCAGTGTCCTTCTCTGAAACAGACCACCCCAAAGTCCTTATCACAG GTGGCCTTGGGCAACTAGGGGTGGGCCTTGCTAAACTGTTGAG GAAGCGTTTTGGAAAGAACAATGTGATCCTTTCAGATATCAGGAAACCACCCAGCCATGTCTTTCACAGTG GTCCCTTTATCTACTCTGACATTTTGGATTACAAGAACCTACGAGAAATTGTTGTCAATAATCGGATCACCTGGTTGGTGCATTACAGTGCCCTTCTCAGTGCTGTGGGGGAAGCCAATGTGGCCTTAGCACGCGCTGTCAACATTACTG GTCTTCACAACATCTTGGACATTGCTGCAGAGCATGGCCTTCGCCTCTTTGTGCCCAGTACCATTGGTGCCTTTGGCCCCACGTCCCCCCGGAATCCTACACCGGACCTCTGTGTGCAGAGACCTCGGACCATATACGGGGTCTCAAAAGTCCATGCTGAGCTAATGGGAGAA TACTATCATCACCGTTGCGGCCTTGATTTCCGTTGTCTGCGGTACCCTGGCATCATCTCTGCAGACTCTCAGCCTggtggtggcacaacag ATTATGCCGTGCAGATTTTCCATGATGCTGTTAAGACAGGCAAGTTTGAGTGTAACTTGAAGCCGGACACAAGATTGCCCATGATGTACATTGATGACTGTCTACGTGCCACACTTGAAGTGATGGAAGCTCCAGCTGAGACACTATCTATGCGAACGTACAACATTAATGCCATGAGCTTCACTCCTGAGGAACTCGCACAGGAGGTCAGGAAACAGCTCCCCGAACTGGAGGTGACATATGAAATTGATCATGTGCGACAGGCCATAG CTGAGAGCTGGCCCATGAACTTTGATGACAGCAATGCCCGAAATGACTGGGGCTGGAAGCACGACTATGACCTGCCTGAGTTGGTTCAGACTATGCTCAATTTTATTGGATCAGAGTCAAGGGTAGCCCAAGCCAACTGA